CAAAGCGCGACCGATTGAACAAGTGGGGTTTGCAAGTAGATCCGAAGTGTTTGCTTTGTGCTACTGCAGATGAAAGTCGTGATCGTCTCCTTTTTGACTGCCCTTTTAGTTGGACGATTTGGAATCTCATCGCTCGTCGTTGCTCAATCACTCCACTACGATCCTGGTCGGCAACGATACACGGTCTAACTATGTTCAATTACAACTATTGGTTATAGTTTTGGTTCAAGTTTCGTaatagctttttatttttgtattttgggCTTCCAAAACTGGGCTTTTAGctctttaaaacatttttttttaaactttaaattgaattatcatttaacaaaaataaataaaaacaaattgggCCTTGACCCATTCTCAAATTGGGCGTAACACACACGTGAACGTATATAAATACAGAGGCAGTGGCTTTTCTGGCCATTCCGCTTTCGccattttttttgcatttctcTCAAATTCATTCAAGAATCCCTCTGTTAATCTTAGAATCCCTCTTTTAATCTCAGGCTCTGCAAGGTATGGATAGATTGAGTGACTTTGAGAGGTTGACGGCAGAAATTAAGTCCCTGAAGGAGTCTTTAAAGGAGAAAATTGATAAAGTTCTTTCAAGAAGCGTGAAAGAAGCTAGTGAAACCtcagaagagaaaaaggaacaaaGTGAAATCGCAGAAGAGGGAAACGAAGATGGTGATAACGTATTGGTGTCTTCTCTAGAAGACGAGATCGatagtaaagaagaagaagtgctTGCTGCGAGTTGCAGGCTGCTTAACGTAAGCTTTTACTCTTAATCTTGGATTAATTTTACTCAATTctgtaagatatatatttatttagaattattctGTTCATCAGATGTTTAGGGAACTTGATTGCACCTTCGATGGCCCTGAAAGAAGAATGGGACGACTAAACCTTAATGAAATTACAGAAGCATGTTCACGCCACATAGTGACGGCGATGGAAACGGAGCAAGAAACTTTAAACCGAGCAATTTCAATAAGCAATGCTTGGAAACACCAAGTCAGTGCTTTGTTCAATGGGGGCATAGAGGGGGAACAAATCAAAAAGGATCTACAAAGACTCAAAGCGAGCTCCGGTGATGAAGTCTATTGGCTAATACGAAAGGCGTTTCGTGAAGCGCGAGTGGCTTTGAGGACGAATGTTTATATGAAACCGTGGAAtcttgaagaaagaagagaagcaacaCTCATGGAACTACTCGGTCCGCTTCCAGAGATAGCCCGACGGCGGCTTCAGGGCAGGCCACGTCGTGACGACTGCTGCTGAGTAGAGCTGGGCATTCTACGTTTAggatcgattttttttttttttccttggctTTTAGTTTGTTACGGAGAAATGTAATCCGATTAACttttttctagggtttggTTTGATACGGATAGATGCAATCCGATTAACTTTCtagggtttggtttgatgataGATGTAATCCGATTCTTGGTAAATAAAATCGAAAACGTTTTCTGCCTCGGCGAAATTGGTTGGTTTTGAATGAGAAAGACTCTCGTCCGGGCGTCAAACTGGCTCTTATATTCTATCTCTGCAAATTTCTATCTTGTGAAAACCATTTCAATTTCCAGAACTTTTTGTTCGAGAG
This sequence is a window from Arabidopsis thaliana chromosome 1 sequence. Protein-coding genes within it:
- a CDS encoding XH domain-containing protein (XH domain-containing protein; CONTAINS InterPro DOMAIN/s: Domain of unknown function XH (InterPro:IPR005379); BEST Arabidopsis thaliana protein match is: XH domain-containing protein (TAIR:AT1G80970.1); Has 77 Blast hits to 77 proteins in 28 species: Archae - 2; Bacteria - 19; Metazoa - 11; Fungi - 0; Plants - 43; Viruses - 0; Other Eukaryotes - 2 (source: NCBI BLink).) — protein: MDRLSDFERLTAEIKSLKESLKEKIDKVLSRSVKEASETSEEKKEQSEIAEEGNEDGDNVLVSSLEDEIDSKEEEVLAASCRLLNMFRELDCTFDGPERRMGRLNLNEITEACSRHIVTAMETEQETLNRAISISNAWKHQVSALFNGGIEGEQIKKDLQRLKASSGDEVYWLIRKAFREARVALRTNVYMKPWNLEERREATLMELLGPLPEIARRRLQGRPRRDDCC